A window of the Tunturibacter empetritectus genome harbors these coding sequences:
- a CDS encoding prolipoprotein diacylglyceryl transferase yields MRHDFRIYFSGFPFWNATHHTIWAMTGLSIFAGKLADVTLGSHPELHTIFETLAYTLGYAVYRQNRSHSGDVLDDDKRWLIIAAAAVGALLGSRVLGLFEQAPRLHLTWRSLLLPGGKTIVGGLLGGWLAVELIKRLRGIQSRTGDLFAVPLCLGIAIGRIGCFLAGLADDTYGTPTSLPWAIDFGDGIPRHPTQVYEIVFLLVLALILHRYNQRIHPEGSTFRLFLAAYLSWRFLIDFIKPQPLVLGLNLIQWSCLGGLVVLAFGEFNWSRNGEMTFQSLPASDLAQSRKKQPEVPNE; encoded by the coding sequence ATGCGCCACGATTTCCGGATTTATTTTTCGGGTTTCCCGTTTTGGAACGCGACACACCATACCATTTGGGCAATGACCGGTTTGTCTATTTTTGCGGGTAAACTGGCCGACGTGACACTCGGTTCTCATCCTGAGCTGCATACGATCTTCGAAACGCTCGCCTATACACTTGGCTACGCCGTTTACAGGCAAAACCGAAGTCATTCGGGTGACGTTCTTGATGATGACAAGCGTTGGCTCATCATCGCGGCAGCGGCAGTCGGTGCACTTCTCGGTAGTCGCGTCCTGGGACTTTTCGAACAGGCACCCAGGCTTCATCTCACATGGAGATCGCTTTTGCTGCCGGGCGGGAAGACTATCGTTGGGGGCCTGCTCGGCGGCTGGCTTGCAGTTGAGTTGATCAAACGCTTACGAGGTATTCAGTCTCGTACTGGCGATCTCTTTGCGGTGCCGCTTTGCCTCGGCATCGCAATCGGGCGGATCGGCTGCTTTCTCGCCGGCCTCGCCGATGACACGTACGGCACTCCAACCTCTCTTCCGTGGGCAATCGACTTTGGCGATGGCATCCCCCGCCACCCAACACAAGTTTATGAGATTGTCTTTCTCCTTGTTCTTGCTCTCATCCTTCATCGCTACAACCAACGCATACATCCCGAAGGGTCAACCTTCCGCCTCTTCCTCGCTGCCTATCTTTCGTGGCGGTTCCTGATCGACTTCATCAAGCCGCAACCGCTCGTCCTCGGCCTCAATCTGATTCAGTGGAGCTGCCTTGGCGGACTTGTGGTCCTCGCTTTCGGCGAATTCAATTGGAGTCGCAACGGTGAGATGACATTCCAGTCGCTCCCTGCTAGCGATCTTGCCCAATCGCGAAAAAAGCAACCCGAGGTGCCTAATGAGTGA
- a CDS encoding Fe2+-dependent dioxygenase, whose amino-acid sequence MLITIPDVLSATEVMQARAALDAADWVDGKVTAGYQAQGVKENLQLPEGHPTSIKLGERVLTALARSPLFMSAALPLRVFPPMFNRYTGGGHFGTHVDTAIRANASTGQRIRTDISATLFLSSPEEYDGGDLSVEDTYGVHSVKLPAGHMVLYPATSLHRVTPVTRGARVASFFWIQSMIRSDADRTLLYDLDTAIQRLAVETPGNSAAVPLTGVYHNLLRRWAEM is encoded by the coding sequence ATGCTGATTACGATTCCCGATGTGTTGAGCGCAACTGAAGTAATGCAGGCAAGAGCGGCGCTCGACGCAGCCGACTGGGTCGACGGCAAGGTCACAGCCGGCTACCAGGCTCAGGGCGTAAAAGAAAACCTCCAACTCCCCGAGGGCCATCCCACATCCATCAAGTTAGGCGAGAGGGTTCTCACAGCCCTGGCCCGGTCGCCGCTCTTCATGTCGGCAGCCCTTCCCCTGCGTGTCTTTCCCCCGATGTTCAATCGCTACACCGGCGGTGGCCACTTCGGCACCCACGTCGACACCGCCATTCGCGCCAACGCCTCCACCGGACAGCGCATCAGAACAGACATCTCCGCAACGCTCTTTCTCTCCAGCCCCGAGGAGTACGACGGCGGCGACCTCTCCGTCGAGGACACCTACGGCGTTCACTCCGTCAAACTTCCCGCCGGCCACATGGTCCTCTATCCCGCGACCAGCCTGCACCGTGTCACCCCCGTCACCCGGGGGGCGCGCGTCGCCTCCTTCTTCTGGATACAGAGCATGATTCGCAGCGACGCCGACAGAACTCTCCTCTACGACCTCGACACCGCCATCCAGCGCCTGGCAGTCGAGACTCCCGGTAACTCAGCGGCCGTGCCCTTGACCGGGGTCTATCACAACCTATTGCGCCGCTGGGCCGAGATGTAG
- a CDS encoding TonB-dependent receptor codes for MRSTRLFGTLLAALFFCAIGSLTSISPIAYAQETTGGLQGTVKDASGAVIAGAVVSVSTPSLAGGKTTQTDSHGNYRFTNLPPGTYVVTVMFKGFSELKRDGLVIEVGHLPNLDLTLSAGGENTIVEVSSTAPVIDVTSTTTQTNITSDAIADVPHGRSFQSVIQFAPSARNEPLQGNTVSGNGTGGTSPGNGSNGGSVGYSVAGGADSENSYLVEGQETGDVIGGYSHTNVPFDFIQEMQVKTSGVESEYRGSLGGTVNVIMKKGSNNWHGSVLLLFENSAMDGSPVASSRYDPTSSTTTLANGAILDAGYQQYQPKKDRIYDFSPGFTVGGPIWRDRVFFFASFNPEFRNVGRKVNFSGETLPFSQNTQTYYTTARVDATVTQRLRVFASWLYQGQRQAGESLPFADSVNGLFNVSSANDPSAYAHSLGYAAPNITTNFGGDYTINKSLVSTTRFGYFFQNYHDFGYPTGGNVYYFEAAGTPASGAVDVNGNPLPTGLQQTLGFQSQAYSTNFTHHNAEKHTQFDQAFAWFKSGWGGSHSFKFGYQLNRESNDIFQGFNAPFVQVWPGQPYSFGGTQGSTACAALVAANGPQYGAYGSDGSLTGCQGQYGYETIQDAGTGGKATSVNHAFFAQDAWQIGHGLTVSGGIRLEKEFLPAENQPVGGISHPINFGWGDKLAPRIGAAWDVFKDGKMKVFGEYGVFNDVMKLNLAISSFGGAYWNNCAYAMSNPDYTALSVTPDASGRYCPTAGGPALVTGGAPPSGFTFLENQNFRANPTTCSTCTVTEEGTAPGLKPYKQHESAFGVDYQLRNSLALEVRWDRRRLDHVIEDSALFNAATGGETFVVVNPGQGVDATFNSFYNFLYGVPPPPCSGDGCAPNGTIPAARSYDGVEFRLTKSISQHWFGMFSYTYSNLRGNYSGLTSSDVGDGGGGRNAPNNSRSFDEPFFQWSSHGVSSSGPLQTDRPNVAKGYAYYDLPWGGSGWLHRNTTDIGIFQVLYQGSPVTSYLDVGYAFPGGFPTFIEGRGKWVDVAQDPTSGAITTGNAYSRRTPAYTQSDLNFKHTYHIKEAQALSFDATFSNVLNQRAVTAYNSQIDTNYTPSFITPNGQNFYHAVGQSAYAAYMRPYDYKSLLTTDNVTINSQYGKPYLFQSARTIRLQLHYTF; via the coding sequence ATGCGATCAACCAGGCTGTTTGGCACGCTTCTGGCGGCACTCTTTTTCTGTGCCATTGGTTCTCTCACCTCCATTTCTCCAATTGCTTACGCTCAGGAAACAACCGGCGGCCTGCAGGGAACGGTCAAAGACGCCTCTGGCGCAGTCATCGCAGGTGCAGTCGTCTCGGTTTCAACGCCCTCTCTTGCAGGCGGCAAAACTACCCAGACCGATAGCCACGGTAACTACCGGTTTACCAACCTGCCTCCGGGCACCTACGTCGTAACGGTGATGTTTAAAGGCTTCAGCGAGCTGAAGCGCGACGGGCTGGTGATTGAAGTGGGTCACCTTCCGAACCTCGACCTGACTCTGTCGGCGGGTGGTGAAAACACCATCGTTGAAGTAAGTTCGACGGCACCCGTGATCGATGTCACATCGACGACGACACAGACGAACATCACGTCTGACGCGATTGCGGATGTTCCGCATGGACGTTCGTTTCAGTCGGTGATTCAGTTTGCGCCATCGGCCCGCAACGAGCCTTTGCAGGGCAATACCGTATCTGGCAATGGAACTGGCGGCACGTCGCCGGGCAACGGCAGCAACGGCGGCTCGGTTGGTTATTCGGTCGCGGGTGGCGCTGACTCGGAGAACTCCTACCTGGTGGAAGGGCAGGAGACAGGCGACGTCATCGGAGGTTACTCGCACACGAATGTGCCTTTTGACTTCATCCAAGAGATGCAGGTGAAGACCTCAGGTGTAGAGTCCGAGTATCGCGGCTCGCTTGGCGGCACGGTGAACGTGATCATGAAGAAGGGCAGCAATAACTGGCATGGGTCGGTGTTGCTGCTGTTTGAGAACAGCGCGATGGACGGCTCGCCGGTGGCTTCCTCCCGGTACGATCCAACCTCTTCCACTACTACGCTTGCCAATGGAGCGATCCTGGATGCCGGGTATCAGCAATACCAACCGAAAAAGGACAGGATTTACGATTTCTCTCCCGGCTTCACGGTTGGCGGACCGATCTGGCGAGATCGCGTCTTCTTCTTCGCGTCGTTCAATCCTGAGTTTCGCAATGTAGGGCGCAAGGTGAACTTCTCTGGAGAGACTCTGCCGTTCAGCCAGAATACGCAGACGTATTACACGACTGCTCGAGTGGACGCGACGGTGACACAAAGACTACGGGTATTTGCTTCGTGGCTTTATCAGGGACAGCGGCAGGCGGGAGAGTCTTTACCGTTTGCTGATTCGGTCAACGGGCTCTTCAATGTAAGTTCGGCGAATGATCCAAGCGCCTACGCGCACTCGCTGGGGTACGCGGCGCCAAATATCACTACAAACTTTGGCGGTGATTACACGATCAATAAGAGCCTGGTGTCCACGACTCGCTTTGGATATTTCTTCCAGAACTATCACGATTTTGGGTATCCAACAGGTGGAAATGTCTACTACTTTGAAGCCGCGGGTACGCCGGCGAGCGGTGCGGTGGATGTGAACGGAAACCCTTTGCCGACAGGTCTACAGCAGACGTTGGGCTTTCAGTCGCAAGCTTATTCGACTAACTTCACCCACCACAATGCGGAGAAGCATACGCAGTTCGACCAGGCGTTTGCATGGTTCAAGAGCGGTTGGGGTGGGTCACACAGTTTCAAGTTCGGCTATCAGTTGAATCGTGAGTCCAACGATATCTTCCAGGGTTTCAACGCTCCGTTCGTCCAGGTTTGGCCGGGTCAGCCGTACTCCTTCGGGGGCACCCAGGGGAGCACTGCATGCGCTGCTCTGGTCGCTGCTAACGGTCCGCAGTATGGGGCTTATGGTTCCGACGGCAGTTTGACCGGCTGCCAAGGTCAGTACGGTTACGAGACGATTCAGGATGCGGGTACTGGTGGTAAAGCGACCAGCGTGAACCATGCTTTCTTTGCGCAGGATGCGTGGCAGATTGGGCACGGTCTCACGGTCAGCGGAGGCATTCGGCTTGAGAAGGAGTTCCTGCCGGCTGAGAACCAGCCAGTGGGCGGAATCAGTCATCCGATCAACTTTGGTTGGGGCGACAAGCTCGCTCCGCGCATTGGTGCGGCGTGGGATGTGTTCAAAGATGGGAAGATGAAGGTGTTCGGCGAGTATGGCGTCTTTAACGACGTTATGAAGTTGAACCTGGCGATCAGCTCCTTCGGCGGCGCTTACTGGAACAATTGCGCCTACGCGATGAGCAATCCTGACTACACGGCGCTGAGTGTAACTCCGGATGCCTCGGGTCGATATTGCCCGACGGCTGGGGGACCCGCGCTGGTTACCGGTGGAGCTCCGCCTTCCGGGTTCACGTTCCTGGAGAACCAAAACTTCCGCGCGAACCCGACGACCTGCTCCACGTGTACTGTGACGGAAGAGGGAACCGCTCCTGGGCTGAAGCCTTACAAGCAGCATGAGTCGGCATTCGGGGTTGACTACCAGCTTCGCAATAGTCTTGCTTTGGAGGTGCGTTGGGATCGCCGGCGCCTGGATCACGTGATCGAGGACTCGGCCCTGTTCAACGCAGCTACCGGGGGTGAGACGTTCGTGGTCGTCAATCCTGGGCAGGGTGTTGATGCGACGTTCAACAGCTTCTATAACTTCCTTTATGGCGTTCCGCCACCACCTTGCTCCGGGGATGGTTGCGCGCCTAACGGTACGATTCCAGCCGCCAGAAGCTATGACGGTGTGGAGTTCCGTTTGACCAAAAGCATCAGCCAGCACTGGTTCGGGATGTTCTCGTACACCTACAGCAACCTGCGTGGAAACTACTCGGGCCTTACGAGCAGCGATGTGGGTGATGGTGGTGGCGGCCGTAATGCCCCGAACAACAGCCGATCGTTTGACGAGCCATTCTTTCAGTGGAGTTCGCACGGAGTTTCTTCCAGCGGCCCGCTGCAGACCGATCGCCCGAATGTTGCCAAAGGATATGCCTACTATGACCTGCCTTGGGGCGGAAGCGGATGGCTTCACCGCAACACAACCGACATTGGAATCTTCCAGGTCCTCTATCAGGGATCTCCCGTGACCAGCTACTTGGATGTGGGATACGCCTTCCCCGGCGGGTTCCCAACGTTCATCGAAGGCCGCGGGAAGTGGGTTGATGTTGCGCAGGATCCAACGTCGGGAGCCATTACTACGGGGAATGCCTACTCCCGCCGGACGCCTGCCTACACGCAGTCCGACCTGAACTTCAAACACACCTACCACATCAAAGAGGCTCAGGCGTTGAGCTTTGATGCGACGTTCTCGAACGTTCTGAACCAACGTGCGGTAACGGCGTACAACTCGCAGATCGACACGAACTATACGCCAAGCTTCATCACGCCGAATGGTCAGAACTTCTATCACGCCGTGGGGCAGTCAGCATATGCAGCCTATATGCGTCCCTATGACTACAAGTCTCTCCTGACGACTGACAATGTCACCATCAACAGCCAGTACGGGAAGCCGTACCTGTTCCAATCAGCAAGGACTATTCGTCTGCAACTGCACTATACCTTCTAA
- a CDS encoding TonB-dependent receptor domain-containing protein, producing the protein MKQSTRKTISGKRKSRAGIGGSRGWIAAGTLAAYAAMGGTKAAIASVETIASVEKTDPATSGTAEATLPLKKFDIPAGPLDAAVKAFERVTGLTVKIVLSAGTVAGFNSQGVMGLYREDEALRLLLEGTGLNYRVDDATTMLVGVQAKDTVSVTDSVTNSVSLSKFTEPLIDTPQSVSVVPQFVLKEEGVSTLRDALRNVPGISLAAGEAGAQGDNLTIRGFTARNDIFLDGIRDFGSYYRDSFNYEQVEALEGPAGIQFGRGSTGGVINQESKVPGVQQFVNVLTQFGTDKTRRITADINEPELDVLGGTAYRVNVMGQEGGVAGRDYAEIRRFGIAPSVSIGLNTKTRATLSYLHMTESDTPDYGLPWFNNAVAPGSIRHSYYGFPDENYLKTNDDILTLKAEHEFSPDLNLHTIARAANYPRQAQITEPQICSNAPASVPVGGFVSSLPTSAVNTALPCAYTAASDPSTIIVNRNQIQTKSVEGDLWDQTEVTARFKTFGIKHALVAGVEGGQEISNPIRTSYNINKINTVPTATLIDPNAQQPFGGTGYITSIVHTKAESVGLYFVDTIKLGRLFEASGGVRWDRFDTGYNLYQPTPPAGGTVTAPVAPISRIDEQPSYRAAFVYKPSSRGSVYFDYGTSFNPAAESLSLSIGLANSSAAPEENETYEVGAKWSFLNERLLAEGSWFRTEKDNARETDPTNSNNIVAAGNQLVKGVQFSLVGRLPEGMDIVAGYAYLDSEVIFSKFFPTSVGFPLANVPKQTFNLFVTHRLPLRLNVGLGGNYVASRTASSTVPYVPTAYSGPISYLTASGAPAVHYQVLATEMKQVPGYWLFNAMVRRPLTDRLELQANVNNLLNRYYIDLPHPSHLIPGAGANAQIGINFKF; encoded by the coding sequence ATGAAGCAGTCGACGCGTAAGACAATATCAGGGAAGAGAAAGAGCCGGGCAGGAATTGGTGGGAGTCGCGGATGGATCGCGGCAGGAACGCTCGCGGCTTATGCGGCGATGGGTGGCACGAAGGCGGCGATAGCCTCGGTCGAAACGATAGCGTCGGTCGAGAAGACAGATCCGGCAACCAGTGGAACGGCCGAAGCGACGTTGCCGCTGAAGAAGTTCGACATTCCCGCAGGCCCGCTCGATGCTGCGGTCAAGGCGTTTGAGAGAGTAACCGGCTTGACCGTGAAGATCGTGCTGTCGGCCGGAACGGTGGCCGGGTTCAACTCGCAGGGCGTCATGGGGCTCTATCGCGAAGATGAGGCGCTGCGCCTGCTGCTGGAAGGAACAGGCCTGAACTACCGTGTGGATGATGCCACGACAATGCTTGTCGGCGTTCAGGCGAAGGATACTGTATCTGTAACTGATTCGGTAACGAACTCCGTCTCACTCTCGAAGTTCACCGAGCCCTTAATCGACACGCCGCAGAGCGTCAGCGTGGTGCCGCAGTTCGTGCTCAAGGAGGAGGGCGTCTCCACTCTGCGCGACGCTCTGCGCAACGTACCAGGTATCAGCCTGGCGGCGGGCGAGGCAGGTGCACAGGGAGACAATCTGACCATCCGTGGCTTCACCGCACGCAACGATATCTTTCTCGACGGCATTCGCGACTTCGGAAGCTACTACCGCGACTCGTTCAACTACGAGCAGGTAGAGGCACTGGAGGGTCCCGCAGGCATCCAGTTCGGACGAGGTTCAACCGGCGGCGTCATCAACCAGGAGAGCAAAGTTCCGGGAGTGCAGCAGTTCGTGAACGTGCTGACGCAGTTCGGCACCGACAAGACGCGCAGGATCACGGCGGACATCAACGAGCCGGAGCTCGATGTACTGGGTGGCACGGCCTATCGCGTCAACGTTATGGGACAGGAGGGCGGAGTCGCTGGCCGGGACTACGCAGAGATACGAAGGTTCGGCATCGCGCCTTCCGTCTCAATAGGGCTGAACACGAAGACCCGCGCGACCCTGAGCTACCTGCACATGACCGAGAGCGACACGCCGGACTACGGGCTGCCGTGGTTCAACAACGCAGTCGCACCCGGGTCCATTCGGCATAGCTACTACGGCTTCCCCGATGAAAACTATCTCAAGACGAACGACGATATTCTGACATTGAAAGCCGAGCACGAATTCTCCCCTGACCTGAATCTGCATACCATCGCGCGTGCAGCAAACTATCCCCGCCAGGCCCAGATCACGGAACCGCAGATCTGTTCCAACGCTCCGGCCAGCGTCCCGGTTGGTGGATTCGTCTCGTCGTTGCCCACCTCGGCCGTGAACACAGCTCTGCCCTGCGCCTACACCGCCGCAAGCGATCCAAGCACGATCATCGTCAACCGAAATCAGATCCAGACTAAAAGCGTGGAAGGCGATCTGTGGGACCAGACCGAGGTCACAGCGCGCTTCAAAACCTTCGGCATAAAGCATGCCCTGGTAGCCGGAGTAGAAGGCGGTCAGGAGATCTCGAACCCCATTAGAACCAGCTACAACATCAACAAGATCAACACCGTGCCCACAGCGACTCTGATCGATCCAAATGCCCAGCAGCCCTTCGGAGGCACCGGTTACATCACCTCAATCGTGCATACCAAAGCAGAAAGTGTCGGGCTCTACTTTGTCGACACCATCAAGCTCGGACGTCTGTTCGAAGCGAGCGGCGGCGTCCGATGGGATAGGTTCGATACTGGTTACAATTTGTATCAGCCCACTCCTCCCGCAGGCGGAACCGTGACTGCGCCAGTCGCGCCCATCAGCCGCATCGACGAGCAGCCAAGCTACCGCGCAGCCTTCGTCTACAAGCCGTCGAGCCGCGGAAGCGTCTACTTCGACTACGGCACCAGCTTCAACCCCGCAGCCGAATCGTTGAGCTTGAGCATCGGCCTCGCGAACAGTTCAGCAGCCCCCGAGGAAAACGAAACCTACGAGGTCGGCGCAAAGTGGAGCTTCCTCAACGAGCGGCTCCTGGCCGAAGGCTCCTGGTTCAGAACCGAGAAGGATAACGCCCGCGAGACCGACCCCACAAACTCCAACAACATCGTCGCAGCGGGAAATCAGCTTGTGAAGGGCGTGCAGTTCTCTCTGGTCGGAAGGCTGCCCGAGGGAATGGATATCGTCGCCGGGTACGCCTATCTCGATAGCGAAGTCATCTTCTCAAAGTTCTTCCCAACCTCCGTCGGATTCCCGCTGGCCAACGTGCCCAAGCAGACCTTCAATCTCTTTGTGACCCATCGCCTGCCGCTGCGGCTGAACGTTGGATTAGGCGGAAACTACGTAGCCAGCCGCACCGCCAGCTCCACCGTCCCCTATGTCCCGACCGCCTACTCCGGCCCCATCAGCTATCTCACCGCAAGCGGCGCCCCCGCCGTTCACTACCAGGTACTCGCAACCGAGATGAAGCAGGTCCCCGGCTACTGGCTCTTCAACGCAATGGTGCGACGCCCCTTGACCGATCGCCTCGAGTTGCAGGCCAACGTCAACAACCTCCTCAATCGCTACTACATCGATCTCCCCCATCCCAGTCACCTGATTCCAGGCGCAGGAGCCAACGCGCAGATCGGCATCAACTTCAAGTTCTAA
- the gyrA gene encoding DNA gyrase subunit A produces the protein MADDLFPQDPKNPNAPSPQDANSNNPPPAGSPPDGSTVQGRGAAFMLSINIEEEMRRSYLDYSMSVIIGRALPDVRDGLKPVHRRILYGMQEMGLQFNKKYTKSAKVVGHVMGNYHPHGDSAIYDTMVRLAQPFSLRYLLVDGQGNFGSVDGDSAAAMRYTESRLTRLAGEMLADIDYDTVDFSPNYDESSLEPTVLPARVPNLIVNGSSGIAVGMATNIPPHNLTEIVNACISLLQKSPQDHRPDLDLVLEHVLGPDFPTGGYLFGKTNIPQAYRTGRGRFMMRAKCSIENISGGRQAIIVTEIPYQVNKSKLIERIAELVNEGVITDISRDEFRDESDRDGMRIVIGLKRGAESQIVLNQLHKHTQMQESFSMIFLAVHNGQPKELPLDQAIRAFLDHRTEVVRRRTAFLLTKARDREHILLGYQIALDHLDNVIKIIRQSSSRADARENLFSYFSNKRINLRGTELRGVTLDPAKYGVDMTFSTTGTLILSYKQIDAILELQLYRLTQLSIDELLKELAEVRDNITEFESILASPAKLRKVIVKELTEIRDKYGDARRTQIIDETAELQLEDLITDEQVAVTVSNTGYLKRTPISIYRQQRRGGTGRLGMKTREEDFVAQLIIDSTHAYLLCFTNTGRVYWLKVYEVPDVGAAGKGKAMASLVALQPGEKVVTILPVKDLEEENKYILFATRNGTVKKTALKDFSNVMARGIIAINIEKDDELIIARITDGQQVIFIATHDGMAIRFNEQDLRPMGRPATGNRGITLKKGDYVIGAAVTPSNEARNRQRLERAAQKGLTDQVEAAIDEATESSEAQPLELAEPGELAAPVASAEVAAKLEKLDKQLGLTPCLVLTVSENGFGKRTDVDQYRLQSRGGKGVINMKTTPKIGKVTSIQLVDDTTEMMVISQFGKIIRIDTKSVRAAGRSTQGVKLLDLEDQDKVAAAVVIPPEEAKTQPEEGTLLQ, from the coding sequence ATGGCTGACGATTTGTTTCCGCAAGACCCTAAAAATCCCAACGCACCCTCCCCGCAGGACGCGAACTCCAACAACCCTCCCCCCGCTGGATCTCCTCCGGACGGCTCGACCGTTCAGGGCCGCGGCGCTGCGTTTATGCTCTCCATCAATATTGAAGAGGAGATGCGGAGGTCGTACCTCGACTACTCCATGTCGGTCATCATCGGGCGCGCGTTGCCGGATGTTCGCGACGGATTGAAGCCTGTTCACCGCCGCATCCTCTATGGCATGCAGGAGATGGGTCTTCAGTTCAACAAGAAGTACACGAAGTCCGCCAAGGTTGTGGGGCACGTGATGGGTAACTACCATCCCCACGGCGACTCGGCGATCTACGACACCATGGTCCGGCTCGCTCAGCCATTCTCTCTGCGCTATCTGTTAGTAGATGGTCAGGGGAACTTCGGCTCGGTCGATGGCGACTCCGCTGCTGCGATGCGTTACACAGAGTCGCGCCTCACCCGCCTCGCTGGGGAGATGCTCGCGGACATTGACTACGACACGGTCGACTTCTCTCCTAACTACGATGAGTCGTCGCTTGAGCCTACCGTGCTCCCGGCTAGGGTTCCGAACCTTATCGTCAACGGCAGCTCCGGCATCGCCGTCGGCATGGCAACGAACATTCCGCCGCACAACCTGACCGAGATCGTGAACGCCTGTATCTCGCTGCTGCAGAAGTCTCCGCAGGATCATCGGCCTGATCTGGATCTGGTGCTCGAGCATGTCCTCGGACCGGACTTTCCGACTGGCGGCTATCTCTTCGGCAAGACCAATATTCCGCAGGCTTATCGGACTGGACGCGGGCGATTCATGATGCGCGCCAAGTGCAGCATTGAAAACATCTCCGGTGGGCGTCAGGCGATCATCGTTACGGAGATTCCTTATCAGGTCAACAAGTCGAAGCTTATCGAGCGCATTGCAGAGCTGGTTAATGAAGGCGTCATCACTGACATTTCACGGGATGAATTTCGTGATGAGTCGGATCGTGATGGAATGCGGATCGTCATCGGGCTGAAACGTGGAGCTGAGAGCCAGATTGTGCTGAATCAGTTGCACAAACACACGCAGATGCAGGAGTCGTTCTCGATGATCTTCCTGGCCGTCCACAATGGACAGCCGAAGGAGCTTCCGCTTGACCAAGCCATTCGGGCGTTCCTCGATCACCGAACGGAGGTGGTTCGTCGACGGACTGCGTTCCTGCTTACGAAGGCGCGCGACCGCGAACATATTCTGCTTGGTTACCAGATTGCGCTCGATCATCTGGACAACGTCATCAAGATTATTCGTCAGTCTTCGAGCCGCGCTGATGCTCGCGAGAATCTGTTCTCTTATTTCTCCAATAAGCGCATCAACTTGCGTGGTACGGAGCTGCGCGGGGTCACGCTCGACCCGGCGAAGTACGGCGTCGATATGACGTTCTCGACCACGGGCACGTTGATTCTTTCGTACAAACAGATTGACGCGATCCTTGAACTGCAGCTGTATCGCCTTACGCAGCTCTCTATCGATGAGCTGCTGAAGGAGCTTGCAGAGGTTCGCGATAACATCACGGAGTTCGAATCGATTCTGGCTTCGCCGGCGAAGTTGCGTAAGGTGATCGTCAAGGAACTTACCGAGATTCGCGATAAGTATGGTGATGCGCGGCGTACGCAGATCATCGACGAGACGGCGGAGCTGCAGCTTGAAGATCTGATTACGGATGAGCAGGTCGCGGTTACGGTTTCGAACACGGGATACCTGAAGCGGACGCCTATCTCTATCTATCGGCAGCAGCGGCGTGGCGGTACCGGGCGGCTTGGCATGAAGACTCGCGAAGAAGATTTTGTCGCGCAGCTCATCATCGATTCGACTCATGCGTATCTGCTTTGCTTCACCAATACAGGCCGTGTTTATTGGCTTAAAGTGTATGAGGTTCCCGATGTTGGTGCGGCCGGCAAGGGCAAAGCGATGGCTTCGCTGGTAGCGCTGCAGCCTGGGGAGAAGGTGGTTACGATTCTTCCGGTGAAGGATCTTGAGGAAGAGAACAAGTACATCCTGTTTGCGACGCGCAACGGAACGGTGAAGAAGACGGCGCTGAAGGACTTCTCGAATGTGATGGCGCGTGGGATTATCGCTATCAATATTGAGAAGGATGATGAGCTGATCATTGCGCGGATCACGGATGGGCAGCAGGTGATCTTTATCGCTACGCATGATGGGATGGCTATCCGCTTCAATGAGCAGGACTTACGCCCGATGGGGCGGCCGGCTACGGGAAATCGCGGGATTACGCTGAAGAAGGGCGACTATGTAATTGGGGCGGCGGTGACGCCTTCAAACGAGGCGCGCAACCGGCAACGGCTGGAACGTGCTGCACAGAAAGGGCTTACGGATCAGGTGGAGGCGGCGATTGATGAGGCTACGGAGTCGTCTGAGGCGCAGCCGCTGGAACTTGCTGAGCCTGGGGAACTTGCGGCACCGGTGGCTTCGGCGGAGGTTGCGGCAAAGCTTGAAAAGCTGGATAAACAGCTGGGTTTGACGCCTTGCCTGGTGCTTACGGTGAGTGAGAACGGGTTTGGCAAGCGGACCGATGTTGATCAATATCGCCTGCAATCGCGTGGTGGTAAAGGGGTTATCAACATGAAGACCACTCCCAAGATCGGCAAGGTTACCAGCATTCAGCTGGTGGATGACACGACGGAGATGATGGTGATCAGCCAGTTTGGGAAGATCATTCGCATTGATACGAAGAGTGTTAGGGCCGCCGGGCGTAGTACGCAGGGGGTGAAGCTGCTGGACCTGGAGGATCAGGATAAGGTGGCCGCCGCTGTCGTCATTCCTCCCGAAGAGGCGAAGACGCAGCCTGAAGAAGGCACTTTGTTGCAGTAA